A single genomic interval of Arachis duranensis cultivar V14167 chromosome 7, aradu.V14167.gnm2.J7QH, whole genome shotgun sequence harbors:
- the LOC107458669 gene encoding DNA polymerase zeta processivity subunit isoform X2, with amino-acid sequence MQRKENETPQGQAASVLVEFLEVAITAVVFLKGVYPSGAFERRRYMNVVVQRARHPQLRYYIHATVSGLLPFLQKLTVNQSYGSSVEGVDLQISLRSFLAKLSVSESLTKKLPPDCRWEITGNFQLLPETGTSKEANFWIPTDTKQWEQPLFITPIRSMSSDPLCLQFYIEHPSLSESSVLREGNSEL; translated from the exons ATGCAGCGCAAAGAGAACGAAACTCCACAAG GGCAAGCAGCTTCTGTTTTGGTTGAATTCTTGGAGGTGGCTATTACCGCTGTTGTGTTTCTTAAAGGCGTTTATCCTTCTG GTGCATTTGAGAGGAGAAGGTATATgaatgtggtggttcaaagAGCACGCCACCCTCAACTTAGATATTACATACATGCTACTGTCTCAGGGCTTCTTCCCTTTTTACAAAAG CTCACAGTGAACCAGTCGTATGGTTCATCCGTGGAAGGGGTGGACCTTCAGATCTCTCTTAGATCATTCCTTGCCAAGCTGTCAGTCTCGGAATCGCTTACTAAGAAGCTTCCTCCAG ATTGCAGGTGGGAGATCACAGGCAACTTCCAATTGCTTCCGGAGACAGGCACAAGCAAGGAAGCTAACTTCTGGATCCCAACCGACACTAAGCAGTGGGAGCAGCCCCTTTTTATAACTCCTATCAGGTCAATGAGCAGCGACCCTTTGTGCTTGCAATTTTACATTGAGCATCCAAGTTTATCAGAATCATCGGTGCTTAGAGAAGGGAACTCGGAGCTGTAG
- the LOC107458669 gene encoding DNA polymerase zeta processivity subunit isoform X1 — translation MQRKENETPQGQAASVLVEFLEVAITAVVFLKGVYPSGAFERRRYMNVVVQRARHPQLRYYIHATVSGLLPFLQKGMVDRVAVVFFNTDNVPLEKFIFKLTVNQSYGSSVEGVDLQISLRSFLAKLSVSESLTKKLPPDCRWEITGNFQLLPETGTSKEANFWIPTDTKQWEQPLFITPIRSMSSDPLCLQFYIEHPSLSESSVLREGNSEL, via the exons ATGCAGCGCAAAGAGAACGAAACTCCACAAG GGCAAGCAGCTTCTGTTTTGGTTGAATTCTTGGAGGTGGCTATTACCGCTGTTGTGTTTCTTAAAGGCGTTTATCCTTCTG GTGCATTTGAGAGGAGAAGGTATATgaatgtggtggttcaaagAGCACGCCACCCTCAACTTAGATATTACATACATGCTACTGTCTCAGGGCTTCTTCCCTTTTTACAAAAG GGCATGGTAGATAGAGTAGCTGTTGTTTTTTTCAACACTGACAATGTTCCATTGGAGAAATTCATATTCAAGCTCACAGTGAACCAGTCGTATGGTTCATCCGTGGAAGGGGTGGACCTTCAGATCTCTCTTAGATCATTCCTTGCCAAGCTGTCAGTCTCGGAATCGCTTACTAAGAAGCTTCCTCCAG ATTGCAGGTGGGAGATCACAGGCAACTTCCAATTGCTTCCGGAGACAGGCACAAGCAAGGAAGCTAACTTCTGGATCCCAACCGACACTAAGCAGTGGGAGCAGCCCCTTTTTATAACTCCTATCAGGTCAATGAGCAGCGACCCTTTGTGCTTGCAATTTTACATTGAGCATCCAAGTTTATCAGAATCATCGGTGCTTAGAGAAGGGAACTCGGAGCTGTAG